The following are from one region of the Noviherbaspirillum sedimenti genome:
- a CDS encoding DUF1302 domain-containing protein, whose amino-acid sequence MGKKSVEKRSEFKKRDVALAALSVAALLFPGAASAVKLEMDNPDLDIRWDNTVRYNAGVRAEDQDSRINNNPVFDESNMKFDKGDLVTNRLDLLSEFDFVYKKTSGFRVSASAWYDQAYHDDTVRGNPAFGSQNTYPGNRYTDFVKRYNKGLSGEILDAFVFTKFDVGGAPVGVKLGRHNVFWGESLFSLGNGIAYSQGPIDVRKALANPGTEVKELFLPLGQLSAQAQVTSELSVAAQYYYEWKPWRLPDGGTYFGGADFFSAGGGTNLALGPGFSIPFTGIGSRPKDRGDWGVMAKWAPEWLNGTVGFYYREFGEKLPWAVLNPAFTDAHLVYNDNVKLYGISLSKLLGDTSVGAELSYRKGGAFNSAFAPGTAGARGDSIHWLVNAVQYFGENAAWDSAVLIAEINGSHWRKVTSNAGVFQAEGTAACPGDKMDGCVTKNNVGINLKLEPLWYQVVPGVDLKMPLVFGIGIKGNGATLGGNREKNGSYSVGLAAEIQQRHFVTLSYNDYMVKFRDNGTAVTTDNGGGALYKDRGWVSLTYKTAF is encoded by the coding sequence ATGGGTAAAAAATCAGTGGAAAAGCGTAGTGAGTTCAAGAAGCGGGATGTGGCATTGGCAGCTTTATCGGTTGCAGCATTGCTGTTCCCTGGAGCGGCGAGTGCGGTTAAGCTCGAGATGGACAACCCGGACCTGGACATTCGCTGGGACAATACAGTTCGTTACAATGCCGGGGTGCGGGCGGAAGATCAGGATTCCAGGATCAACAATAACCCCGTATTCGACGAATCGAATATGAAGTTCGATAAAGGAGATCTAGTCACCAACCGTCTGGATCTGCTGTCGGAATTCGATTTTGTCTACAAAAAGACCAGCGGCTTTCGCGTGAGTGCATCGGCATGGTATGACCAGGCTTATCACGATGACACGGTCAGGGGCAATCCGGCTTTCGGCTCGCAAAACACCTACCCAGGCAACCGCTACACCGACTTCGTCAAGCGATACAACAAGGGGCTGTCGGGCGAGATCCTGGATGCCTTCGTCTTCACCAAATTCGACGTGGGCGGAGCGCCTGTCGGCGTGAAGCTGGGCAGGCACAATGTTTTCTGGGGTGAATCACTGTTTTCGCTGGGTAACGGCATCGCTTATTCTCAGGGGCCGATCGATGTGCGGAAGGCTTTGGCCAATCCTGGTACCGAAGTGAAGGAGCTGTTCCTGCCGCTTGGTCAGCTTTCCGCGCAAGCGCAGGTGACCTCCGAGCTGTCTGTAGCCGCGCAATATTATTACGAATGGAAACCCTGGCGGCTGCCTGATGGCGGTACCTATTTCGGTGGCGCGGATTTCTTCAGTGCCGGCGGCGGCACCAATCTTGCCCTTGGCCCGGGCTTCTCCATACCTTTCACCGGCATCGGATCAAGACCGAAAGATCGCGGCGACTGGGGCGTCATGGCCAAATGGGCGCCGGAATGGCTGAACGGCACGGTCGGATTTTATTATCGCGAGTTCGGCGAAAAGTTGCCGTGGGCAGTTCTGAATCCGGCCTTTACTGATGCGCATCTTGTCTACAACGACAACGTCAAGCTGTACGGCATCAGTTTGTCCAAGCTGCTCGGTGACACCTCTGTCGGCGCCGAACTGTCGTATCGCAAGGGGGGCGCCTTTAACAGTGCATTTGCGCCCGGTACGGCGGGTGCGCGCGGCGATAGCATTCACTGGCTGGTCAATGCCGTCCAATATTTTGGCGAAAATGCTGCCTGGGACTCGGCCGTGCTCATCGCTGAAATTAACGGCAGCCACTGGCGCAAAGTCACGAGCAATGCGGGCGTTTTCCAGGCGGAAGGAACAGCCGCTTGCCCAGGTGACAAAATGGATGGCTGCGTGACGAAAAACAACGTCGGGATCAATCTGAAGCTGGAGCCGCTCTGGTACCAGGTCGTCCCTGGTGTTGACCTCAAGATGCCGCTGGTTTTCGGTATCGGGATCAAGGGGAATGGCGCAACCTTGGGCGGCAACCGGGAAAAGAATGGTTCTTACAGTGTCGGCCTTGCAGCCGAGATTCAGCAGCGCCATTTCGTTACGCTGAGCTATAACGACTACATGGTCAAGTTCCGTGACAACGGTACTGCAGTCACCACCGACAATGGCGGCGGCGCGCTATACAAGGATCGTGGCTGGGTGTCGTTGACGTACAAGACAGCATTCTAA
- a CDS encoding NIPSNAP family protein yields MYVHATLELSYSGVPQFLAIAPRVKALVEAKGVKMVQGLLFTTGRLNTVVHIWKVRDMNHWHDTISSLQTHPDFPEIWAALSASVVDEKLAFAMAAPHFPDA; encoded by the coding sequence ATGTACGTGCACGCAACACTCGAATTGTCCTATAGCGGCGTCCCCCAGTTCCTCGCCATCGCCCCGCGCGTGAAAGCGCTGGTGGAAGCCAAAGGCGTGAAAATGGTCCAGGGTTTGCTTTTCACGACCGGTCGTCTCAATACCGTTGTCCATATCTGGAAAGTGCGTGACATGAATCATTGGCATGACACGATCAGCTCGCTGCAGACACATCCGGATTTCCCTGAAATCTGGGCCGCGCTCTCGGCATCGGTCGTCGACGAAAAACTGGCCTTCGCAATGGCTGCGCCGCATTTTCCAGACGCCTGA
- a CDS encoding DUF1329 domain-containing protein, whose product MMFKRSITLAAGLAVCSIASVQAAVTAEEAKQLGKTLTPMGAEMAGNKDGTIPAWTGGMKTIPPGFDPKKPHLRPDPFANEKPLFSVDAKNMSQHADKLSDGLKALMQKYPTFRIDVYPSHRTGAWPQYVMDNTAKNATRCSTEKGGVSINRACYGGYPFPIPKTGNEVMWNHILRFVGHSYGMNSTSWVVDSNGTPALSSNNVVQEEYLYYDPKRTEVDGDYFWRYKHKTFAPARMSGEALMLVDPLDPTVQKRKAYQYLPGQRRVKLSPNLSYDTPSPGQGGAATMDDAALFLGPQDRFDFKLIGKKEMYIPYNNTKMVVDEKNCPTEKVLMKNHYNPDCLRFELHRVWVVEGTVKSGVRHTSPKRMFYFDEDTYGAGLGDNYDASGKLQRVLWMAHLPAYEVPAQSSEGYGAYNLNSGVYVVSNVHIGNGMYPIAPLDAREWAPEALVGEGVR is encoded by the coding sequence ATGATGTTTAAACGTTCTATTACTCTTGCGGCAGGTCTGGCCGTATGTTCCATCGCTTCGGTGCAGGCCGCGGTGACTGCGGAAGAAGCCAAGCAACTGGGCAAGACGCTCACGCCCATGGGAGCGGAAATGGCCGGCAACAAAGACGGCACGATTCCGGCCTGGACAGGCGGGATGAAGACCATTCCGCCAGGCTTCGATCCGAAGAAACCCCATCTGCGGCCCGATCCCTTCGCCAATGAGAAGCCGCTCTTCTCTGTCGATGCGAAAAACATGAGCCAGCATGCCGACAAGCTGTCGGACGGCCTCAAGGCTCTGATGCAGAAATATCCGACCTTTCGCATCGACGTCTATCCGTCGCATCGCACAGGCGCGTGGCCGCAGTATGTGATGGACAATACGGCGAAGAATGCGACCCGGTGCAGCACGGAAAAGGGCGGGGTATCGATTAACCGCGCCTGCTACGGCGGCTATCCATTCCCGATTCCGAAAACCGGCAACGAAGTCATGTGGAACCATATTCTCCGGTTCGTCGGTCACAGCTATGGCATGAATTCAACCAGCTGGGTGGTCGACTCGAACGGTACGCCCGCGCTTTCCTCGAATAATGTCGTCCAGGAAGAGTACCTTTATTATGACCCGAAGCGGACAGAAGTCGATGGCGACTACTTCTGGCGCTACAAGCACAAGACTTTTGCGCCGGCGCGCATGTCCGGCGAAGCATTGATGCTGGTCGACCCGCTCGATCCGACCGTGCAAAAGCGCAAGGCATATCAATACCTGCCAGGCCAGCGTCGCGTCAAGCTTTCGCCGAACCTGAGCTATGACACGCCGTCGCCCGGCCAGGGCGGCGCTGCAACCATGGACGATGCGGCACTTTTCCTCGGCCCGCAGGATCGCTTCGATTTCAAGTTGATCGGGAAAAAAGAAATGTATATCCCGTACAACAATACGAAGATGGTGGTGGACGAAAAGAACTGCCCGACAGAAAAAGTATTGATGAAGAACCACTACAATCCGGACTGCTTGCGTTTCGAGTTGCATCGCGTCTGGGTGGTGGAGGGGACGGTGAAGTCGGGCGTGCGGCATACGTCGCCGAAGCGGATGTTCTATTTCGATGAAGATACCTACGGTGCCGGCTTGGGCGATAACTATGATGCAAGCGGCAAACTGCAGCGGGTACTGTGGATGGCCCATTTGCCGGCGTACGAAGTTCCTGCGCAATCCAGTGAAGGTTACGGCGCATACAACCTGAACAGTGGTGTCTATGTCGTTTCGAATGTCCACATCGGCAATGGAATGTATCCCATAGCGCCATTGGATGCGCGTGAATGGGCGCCTGAGGCATTGGTGGGCGAAGGCGTTCGCTAA
- a CDS encoding WD40/YVTN/BNR-like repeat-containing protein, which produces MAARGSPLAEHGALHQSGNSTPGIWFKCRFTANLQHPDSLSCCCPERTSKEIHSGGVYMKKTARASMSRALLLTGAALAIGALALPPAHAAAFQDPLNVPARISPLAATSMLTAITHAGDRLVAVGPHGRILLSDDQGKKWTQVPVPTSVDLVAAHFPTEKKGWAVGHGGIVLHTEDGGQTWRKQLDGAQAGAAMLKYYESPVRGADARTQAALTAAKQFAQDGTIHPFLDVWFENEQVGYIVGPFNMILRTADGGTSWTPWLERTDNPKDMNFNAIRGSGSDVYIVGEQGLILKLDREKQHFSALKSPYEGSFFGLIPTPQSLVVFGMRGSIYRSADGGASWQKAESGDRAGLTSGTVLKDGQLAIVSMSGSLLVSADGGAHFSPVPVKRTAPLFGVAPAGARGVGVVGIAGAGFETLKQ; this is translated from the coding sequence GTGGCGGCCAGGGGTTCGCCCCTGGCAGAGCATGGTGCTCTTCATCAATCCGGCAATTCAACGCCAGGCATTTGGTTCAAGTGCCGGTTTACCGCGAACTTACAACATCCGGACTCTCTTTCATGTTGCTGCCCCGAGCGCACATCGAAAGAAATCCATTCAGGCGGTGTCTATATGAAAAAAACTGCAAGAGCATCGATGTCCCGAGCGCTTCTATTGACCGGCGCAGCGCTGGCAATTGGCGCACTGGCCTTGCCGCCGGCGCATGCCGCGGCGTTTCAGGATCCGCTCAACGTCCCGGCAAGAATCAGCCCGCTGGCAGCCACCAGCATGCTCACTGCGATCACGCACGCTGGCGACCGCCTGGTAGCGGTCGGGCCGCACGGCCGCATACTCCTGTCTGATGACCAAGGAAAAAAATGGACGCAGGTGCCTGTGCCGACCAGCGTCGATTTGGTCGCGGCACATTTTCCTACTGAGAAAAAAGGATGGGCAGTGGGCCACGGCGGCATAGTGCTGCATACGGAAGATGGCGGGCAGACATGGCGCAAGCAGCTTGATGGCGCGCAGGCCGGTGCTGCGATGCTCAAGTATTACGAAAGTCCGGTTCGGGGCGCGGATGCCCGGACGCAAGCTGCCCTAACCGCTGCCAAGCAGTTTGCGCAAGACGGCACAATTCACCCGTTCCTCGACGTCTGGTTCGAGAATGAACAGGTGGGCTACATCGTTGGTCCCTTCAATATGATTTTGCGTACGGCGGATGGTGGCACAAGCTGGACGCCCTGGCTTGAGCGGACAGATAACCCCAAAGACATGAACTTCAATGCCATTCGTGGATCGGGCAGTGACGTGTACATCGTCGGCGAACAAGGTTTGATCCTGAAGCTGGATCGTGAAAAACAGCACTTTTCCGCTTTGAAATCGCCCTATGAAGGCAGCTTTTTCGGCTTGATTCCCACACCCCAGTCGCTGGTGGTCTTCGGCATGCGTGGCAGCATTTATCGCAGCGCGGATGGGGGCGCAAGCTGGCAGAAGGCAGAGAGCGGCGATCGCGCCGGATTAACATCAGGCACCGTACTCAAGGATGGTCAGCTGGCCATCGTCAGCATGTCCGGTTCCCTGTTGGTCAGCGCCGATGGCGGCGCCCATTTTTCGCCCGTGCCGGTGAAACGAACAGCGCCGCTGTTCGGTGTCGCACCTGCCGGAGCCCGGGGCGTGGGCGTTGTCGGCATCGCTGGCGCGGGCTTCGAAACACTGAAGCAGTAA
- a CDS encoding aminoglycoside phosphotransferase family protein produces MTTIVEQIRAAYELDQKRNIEAVEASDLPLSYEAITDRWLTNVLCRNHPEARVIEHTLGEQDSGSSNRRRIKVQYNKAGQDAGLPTALFCKASHELSNRIVMGVAGAANAEVVFYNKIRPLLDIEAPGPIFANFDPKSFNSIILLEDLTDSVQSFCSHKTEVTRARAESQIRLMAKFHGRFHESPELKTVLTEFGTWPEFFRKTLDYGMKEGSNQGFLDAESVIPARLYKRFDEIWPATLASVEKHQQLPLTLMHGDVHLKNWYIAGNGEMGLSDWQCCTRGHWSRDLAYAIATALTVENRRAWEKDLVRLYLEKLAEAGGPVVTFDEAWVLYRQQLLSVLTWWTITLCPAPGMPDMQPRDITLEFIRRISIAMDDLDSLGVTA; encoded by the coding sequence ATGACAACGATCGTCGAACAGATTCGCGCGGCCTACGAATTAGACCAGAAACGCAACATCGAAGCCGTTGAGGCATCGGACCTGCCATTATCTTATGAAGCCATCACAGACCGCTGGCTGACCAATGTACTGTGCCGCAATCATCCGGAAGCCAGGGTGATTGAACATACGCTCGGCGAACAAGACAGCGGATCATCCAATCGCCGGCGGATCAAGGTGCAATACAACAAGGCGGGGCAGGATGCCGGGTTGCCGACAGCCTTGTTCTGCAAGGCGTCGCATGAATTGAGCAACCGGATCGTGATGGGCGTGGCCGGCGCCGCCAATGCGGAAGTGGTCTTTTATAACAAGATTCGCCCCTTGCTTGATATCGAAGCGCCGGGTCCGATTTTTGCCAACTTCGACCCGAAGTCCTTTAATTCGATCATCTTGCTTGAGGATCTGACGGATTCAGTCCAGTCATTTTGTTCACACAAGACCGAGGTCACCCGTGCGCGCGCCGAAAGCCAGATCCGTCTGATGGCAAAGTTCCACGGCCGTTTCCATGAAAGTCCGGAATTGAAGACCGTGCTGACGGAGTTCGGAACCTGGCCGGAATTTTTTCGCAAGACCCTTGATTACGGCATGAAGGAAGGCTCCAACCAGGGATTTCTGGATGCCGAGTCGGTGATTCCGGCGCGTCTCTACAAGCGGTTTGATGAAATCTGGCCGGCGACGCTGGCCTCGGTCGAAAAACATCAGCAGTTGCCACTCACACTGATGCACGGCGACGTGCACCTGAAGAACTGGTACATCGCCGGCAACGGCGAAATGGGCCTGAGCGACTGGCAATGCTGCACCCGCGGGCACTGGAGTCGCGATCTCGCTTACGCGATCGCCACGGCGCTCACGGTGGAAAATCGCCGCGCCTGGGAAAAGGATCTGGTGCGTCTCTATCTGGAGAAGCTTGCCGAGGCCGGCGGTCCTGTCGTCACTTTCGACGAGGCCTGGGTCCTCTACCGGCAGCAGCTCTTGTCGGTGCTGACCTGGTGGACCATCACCTTGTGTCCGGCGCCAGGCATGCCCGATATGCAGCCGCGCGACATCACGCTGGAATTCATCCGTCGGATTTCGATCGCGATGGATGACCTGGATTCACTTGGAGTTACGGCATGA
- a CDS encoding VOC family protein, producing MNAAPAMRRDPVRQIAYFVPDIRAAALAHSALFGSGPYFIADHIPLHASYHRGQPAELDHSSAYGQWGEVMIEFVQQNNEGPSVFRDMYPDGGSGMHHVALIVDNLAESIKAYEAAGFATGLYAEAMPGVGFAMMDCVATLGHFVELYEPSPILLGVYEKVRSAARDFNGENVLRTMSF from the coding sequence ATGAACGCCGCTCCCGCAATGCGTCGCGATCCAGTGCGGCAGATCGCCTACTTCGTGCCGGATATCCGTGCGGCAGCGTTGGCCCACTCGGCGTTGTTCGGCTCGGGGCCTTATTTCATCGCTGACCACATCCCCCTGCACGCGAGTTATCACCGCGGCCAGCCAGCGGAACTGGATCACAGCTCGGCTTATGGCCAATGGGGCGAGGTGATGATCGAGTTCGTGCAGCAGAATAACGAGGGGCCTTCCGTATTCCGCGACATGTACCCGGACGGCGGATCTGGCATGCATCACGTGGCGCTGATTGTCGACAACCTGGCGGAATCGATCAAGGCCTATGAGGCGGCAGGATTTGCGACGGGGCTGTATGCCGAAGCGATGCCTGGGGTGGGGTTCGCGATGATGGACTGCGTTGCCACCCTTGGGCATTTCGTTGAGCTGTATGAGCCTTCACCAATATTGCTTGGCGTCTACGAAAAAGTCCGTAGCGCCGCGCGCGACTTCAATGGCGAAAACGTCCTCCGGACAATGTCATTCTGA
- a CDS encoding FAD-binding protein produces the protein MNQHDDKLSEADIEPCCVVDSADDISWDSEADIVVVGFGGAGVAAALEAAERGASVIAVDRFDGGGATAYSGGILYSGGGTPQQKEAGYEDTAENMRKYLALEYVPVRDETLRRFCDNSVSNLAWVAQHGVPLSGDLYSGKVTYPPEGKFLYYSGNEKAPAIAAQVPPAPRGHRVVGKGMTGKVYFAAMQKAAFERGVKLIPHAPARRLVVDKSGAVIGIEIDQFPETAFAKHRSLYKKVSPYLPLSGERAEKAIRGCAQFEKEAGARRKLIRARRGVVLSSGGFVYNLSILSKHRPELASSYGALMRQGSMGCNGSGIALGESVGGVTGLMSNAFVGRVLSPPEGFVKGVMVNQDGKRFINEDAYIGTVGNAIAKQSADGTAWLILNKSTFWGGIKALLTIGRALFILWATPTLVNILFGGTKKAATLEKLAEKCGINTSGLVATVRDYDKLAAANQPDPVGKIASNIAPIGSGPYYAINVSINNRFAATSAFTLGGLKVDEDTGGVLRADGSIIPGLYAAGRTAVGMCSHAYMSGLSLADTLFSGRRAAASAIGEGDQQHAEVANSAHDRERTIA, from the coding sequence ATGAACCAGCATGATGACAAGCTAAGCGAAGCCGATATCGAACCCTGCTGCGTGGTCGACTCGGCGGACGATATCAGCTGGGACAGCGAAGCCGATATCGTGGTTGTCGGTTTTGGCGGCGCCGGCGTGGCGGCGGCGCTGGAGGCCGCGGAGCGGGGCGCCAGCGTGATTGCCGTCGACCGCTTCGACGGCGGCGGCGCCACTGCCTATTCCGGCGGCATTCTCTACAGTGGCGGCGGTACGCCGCAACAAAAAGAGGCTGGTTACGAAGACACTGCCGAAAATATGCGCAAGTATCTGGCACTGGAGTATGTTCCCGTGCGAGACGAGACCCTGCGCCGCTTCTGCGACAACAGCGTTTCGAATCTCGCCTGGGTGGCGCAGCATGGCGTGCCTTTGAGCGGCGACCTCTATTCCGGCAAAGTAACTTATCCCCCGGAAGGAAAATTCCTTTATTACAGCGGAAATGAAAAAGCGCCGGCAATTGCAGCGCAAGTGCCGCCGGCGCCGCGCGGGCATCGGGTGGTTGGTAAAGGCATGACCGGCAAAGTCTACTTCGCAGCCATGCAGAAAGCGGCGTTTGAACGCGGCGTCAAGCTGATCCCCCACGCACCGGCGCGCCGGCTTGTCGTCGACAAGAGTGGCGCAGTGATCGGCATCGAAATTGATCAGTTTCCGGAAACCGCTTTTGCCAAACACCGCAGCTTGTACAAAAAAGTCAGCCCGTACTTGCCATTGAGTGGCGAGCGCGCTGAAAAAGCCATTCGTGGCTGCGCACAATTCGAGAAGGAAGCGGGCGCCAGGCGAAAGCTGATTCGTGCTCGTCGGGGCGTGGTGCTGTCGAGTGGCGGCTTTGTCTACAATTTGTCCATCCTCTCCAAGCACAGACCGGAACTGGCATCTTCCTACGGTGCGCTGATGCGTCAGGGCTCGATGGGGTGTAACGGCAGTGGCATCGCCCTGGGCGAGTCTGTTGGCGGGGTGACGGGACTCATGTCAAACGCCTTTGTCGGTCGTGTGCTTTCTCCGCCAGAAGGGTTTGTAAAAGGCGTGATGGTGAATCAGGACGGCAAACGCTTCATCAATGAGGATGCCTATATCGGTACGGTAGGCAATGCGATTGCAAAGCAGTCTGCCGATGGCACCGCATGGCTGATCCTGAACAAAAGCACCTTCTGGGGGGGTATAAAGGCGCTGCTCACCATCGGCCGCGCCTTGTTCATTTTATGGGCGACGCCTACCTTGGTCAACATTCTCTTTGGCGGCACCAAAAAAGCGGCGACCCTGGAAAAGCTTGCAGAAAAATGCGGCATTAATACGTCTGGGCTCGTGGCAACTGTCCGGGATTATGACAAGCTGGCTGCTGCAAACCAGCCTGACCCGGTGGGCAAGATCGCGTCAAACATCGCGCCGATCGGCAGCGGACCATACTACGCGATCAACGTATCGATTAATAATCGCTTTGCGGCAACCTCGGCATTTACCTTGGGCGGCTTGAAGGTTGATGAAGACACAGGCGGCGTACTGCGCGCAGACGGGTCTATCATCCCAGGGCTTTACGCTGCCGGCCGCACTGCGGTTGGCATGTGCTCGCACGCCTACATGAGCGGATTGTCGCTGGCCGATACCTTGTTCTCCGGCCGGCGTGCGGCTGCCAGCGCTATCGGCGAGGGCGATCAACAGCACGCCGAGGTCGCGAATTCGGCGCATGATCGCGAGAGGACCATCGCATGA
- a CDS encoding VOC family protein: MLINKPIMQIAYVVKDLEAACHHWINIFGAGPFYHVPHLKLPEQLYRGKPSEEDASHALGFCGDMNIQLIQQHNDAPSMYRDMYPDGGQGFHHMMFFTENFEADRDRLVQMGCPVVEELMSTARIAYVDARDKVGGFIEVYEDNPTIREWFAGWKEEHLKWDRKTNPIRLFA; this comes from the coding sequence GTGCTGATCAACAAACCTATCATGCAAATTGCCTATGTCGTCAAGGATCTGGAGGCTGCGTGCCATCACTGGATCAATATTTTTGGCGCGGGGCCTTTCTACCATGTGCCCCACCTCAAGTTGCCGGAGCAACTATATCGTGGCAAGCCGTCGGAAGAAGACGCCAGTCACGCGCTCGGTTTCTGTGGGGACATGAATATCCAGTTGATCCAGCAGCATAACGATGCGCCGTCGATGTACCGGGACATGTACCCGGATGGCGGCCAGGGATTTCATCACATGATGTTTTTCACTGAAAATTTCGAAGCTGACCGCGACCGGCTGGTGCAGATGGGCTGCCCGGTCGTCGAGGAATTGATGAGCACGGCACGCATCGCCTATGTCGATGCGCGCGACAAGGTCGGCGGATTTATTGAGGTCTATGAGGATAATCCCACCATCCGGGAATGGTTCGCCGGTTGGAAGGAAGAGCATCTGAAATGGGACCGGAAGACGAATCCAATCCGCCTGTTCGCCTGA